Proteins from a genomic interval of Deferrivibrio essentukiensis:
- a CDS encoding helix-turn-helix domain-containing protein: MIQKNFHIKLKSLRKSQGVSLLQLANAIGKTKSYISMIENNKATPSISTLKQIASFFGLTLAEFFEDEDNRLHINKEVFKLADDARLIYSKKGEYNLYLLIDNPKLKMKTYLVELMPNGGYEQELKHEGEEQGYILEGKIQLSLDGITHELEKDEYFYFNSSKKHKVKNISNKVAKIFWVYLP; the protein is encoded by the coding sequence ATGATTCAGAAAAATTTTCACATAAAGCTCAAATCACTAAGAAAATCTCAAGGGGTAAGCCTTTTACAGCTTGCCAATGCCATTGGGAAGACTAAAAGCTATATTTCCATGATTGAAAACAATAAAGCTACCCCTTCCATATCAACACTAAAACAGATTGCATCCTTTTTTGGCCTTACTTTGGCTGAATTTTTTGAAGATGAAGATAATAGGTTGCATATTAATAAAGAGGTTTTTAAATTAGCTGATGATGCGAGGCTTATTTACTCCAAAAAAGGGGAGTACAATCTTTATCTTCTCATTGACAACCCAAAACTAAAAATGAAAACCTACCTCGTAGAATTAATGCCAAATGGTGGATACGAGCAAGAATTAAAGCATGAGGGGGAAGAGCAAGGGTACATACTTGAAGGGAAGATTCAGCTGTCATTAGATGGTATAACTCATGAATTAGAAAAAGATGAGTATTTTTATTTTAACTCATCCAAAAAGCACAAAGTAAAAAACATAAGCAATAAAGTAGCCAAAATCTTCTGGGTTTACCTGCCCTAA
- a CDS encoding J domain-containing protein produces MDINECYDTLGLTRDASFEQVHKRFIELSKRFHPDSKFNISDTDKVYYQERFKEINEAYQTIKSSYDGKTIAITENRNRNLSNYDIAKAYYAKGVNFLKEGDINNALDCFLNAYRKDETNPRYLRNVVKCLMEKPRRLHESKEYCMKLIKLEDYNGENFFLLGKIYYKAELKSAALNYLKKAKMLNYKNSELDTLLEELDGKPGFARKVFSIFGKNKD; encoded by the coding sequence ATGGATATTAATGAGTGCTATGATACTTTGGGTTTGACAAGGGATGCTTCGTTTGAGCAGGTCCATAAACGATTTATAGAGCTATCAAAAAGATTCCACCCGGACAGTAAATTTAACATAAGTGATACAGATAAAGTTTACTATCAGGAAAGGTTTAAAGAGATTAATGAAGCTTATCAGACTATAAAAAGTTCTTATGATGGTAAAACGATAGCTATTACAGAAAATAGAAACAGAAACTTGAGTAATTATGATATTGCTAAAGCTTACTATGCAAAGGGGGTGAATTTCCTTAAAGAGGGGGATATAAATAATGCCCTTGATTGCTTTTTAAATGCATACAGGAAAGACGAGACCAATCCGAGATATCTTCGCAATGTAGTAAAGTGCCTTATGGAAAAACCAAGAAGGCTTCATGAGTCAAAAGAATATTGTATGAAGCTGATTAAGCTTGAAGATTACAACGGTGAAAATTTCTTTTTGCTTGGCAAAATTTATTATAAAGCTGAGCTGAAAAGTGCAGCCTTAAATTATCTTAAAAAGGCTAAAATGTTAAATTATAAAAATAGTGAGCTTGATACTCTTCTTGAAGAGCTTGACGGAAAACCCGGATTTGCAAGGAAAGTGTTTTCAATTTTTGGAAAAAATAAAGATTAA
- a CDS encoding long-chain-fatty-acid--CoA ligase: MNYKSIADMFLTIAKKKGSKKYIFFEDKVYKFSQTRDLVIKYANALKEQGLKKGDRVGVLLENSPEFIFSIFAIFLNGAVAVPINTFLKDEEISYILNNCEAKFLITSDNFWSEVKELNVPSLVNKFSFQDGNLTNLSKVAEGQTLDFEVPEMDLEDIAILIYTSGTTGNPKGAMLTHMNLLSNVDACNKAFKIKNNDRFLLFLPMFHSYAFTTCIMLPTYVGCSIIILKSVMELKKKSFKNVLLFKRPTFFLGVPQVYTALSKAKLPGWFIKFLYPVRIHVSGGAPLPEEILKEFEGKFKRPIIEGYGLSEASPVVAVNRLEEQRAYSVGPALPGVEVKVVDDNEEELPVGAVGELIVKGPNVMKGYWGLPEVTKMTIKNGWLFTGDMARLDEDGFIYIVDRKKDLIIVKGINLYPREIEELLYTVDGVEAAAVIGIPDKASGEVPVAYLLPKEGAKLDPAAIKEFLKEHLANFKVPRHIYVVDELPLTATGKVLKRKLKEQVLSKGMNV; the protein is encoded by the coding sequence ATGAATTATAAAAGTATAGCGGATATGTTTTTGACTATTGCTAAGAAAAAGGGGTCAAAAAAATATATATTTTTTGAGGATAAGGTTTATAAATTTTCTCAAACAAGAGATTTGGTAATAAAATATGCTAACGCCTTGAAAGAGCAGGGTTTGAAAAAAGGTGATAGGGTAGGTGTGCTTCTTGAAAATTCCCCGGAGTTTATATTTTCAATTTTTGCTATATTTTTAAATGGTGCTGTTGCCGTGCCAATAAACACATTTTTGAAAGATGAAGAGATAAGCTATATATTAAATAACTGTGAAGCAAAATTTTTGATTACTTCAGACAATTTTTGGAGTGAAGTAAAAGAATTAAATGTGCCTTCACTTGTCAATAAATTTTCTTTTCAGGATGGCAATCTGACTAATCTTAGTAAAGTTGCCGAAGGCCAGACTCTTGATTTTGAAGTGCCTGAGATGGATTTAGAAGATATCGCTATTTTAATCTATACTTCAGGGACAACAGGTAATCCCAAAGGGGCTATGCTTACTCATATGAATCTATTGTCAAATGTAGATGCTTGCAACAAAGCTTTCAAAATTAAAAATAATGACAGATTTTTATTATTTTTACCTATGTTTCATTCATATGCATTTACTACTTGCATTATGCTTCCCACTTATGTTGGGTGTTCGATAATTATATTAAAGTCAGTAATGGAGCTTAAAAAGAAGAGCTTTAAAAATGTCCTTCTTTTCAAACGTCCTACCTTTTTTCTTGGTGTGCCGCAGGTATATACTGCTTTAAGTAAAGCAAAGCTTCCAGGCTGGTTTATAAAATTTTTATACCCTGTGAGGATACATGTAAGTGGTGGAGCACCGCTTCCTGAGGAAATATTGAAAGAATTTGAGGGTAAATTTAAAAGACCGATAATTGAAGGGTATGGGTTATCTGAAGCTTCCCCTGTAGTGGCAGTTAATCGCCTTGAGGAGCAGAGAGCTTATTCTGTTGGGCCAGCTTTGCCTGGGGTAGAAGTGAAAGTGGTAGATGATAACGAAGAAGAATTACCAGTAGGTGCAGTGGGGGAATTAATTGTGAAAGGTCCAAATGTTATGAAAGGTTATTGGGGCCTGCCTGAAGTAACAAAGATGACAATTAAAAATGGATGGCTTTTTACCGGGGATATGGCAAGGCTTGATGAAGATGGATTTATTTATATTGTTGATAGAAAGAAAGATTTGATAATTGTTAAAGGGATAAACCTTTATCCGAGAGAGATAGAAGAATTGTTATATACCGTTGACGGGGTTGAGGCTGCTGCTGTTATAGGTATTCCAGATAAGGCAAGCGGAGAAGTCCCGGTAGCTTATCTTTTACCAAAAGAGGGAGCAAAACTTGACCCTGCTGCAATTAAAGAGTTTCTAAAAGAGCATTTGGCAAATTTTAAGGTGCCAAGACATATCTATGTTGTTGATGAGTTACCTTTGACTGCTACGGGCAAAGTGTTAAAGAGAAAGCTAAAAGAGCAAGTGCTTTCAAAAGGTATGAATGTATAA
- a CDS encoding Maf family protein yields the protein MLQKIILASGSPRRREIFTKLGINFQYVTSEVEEKFDENTNVEEQVMKIAAMKAYRVASIYDEAFIVGADTIVYLDNQIIGKPKDAYDAQRILKLLSGKMHEVITGVAVVNKKHKICEMFYQKTEVYFKKLNDEIINWYIDSEEPLDKAGAYGIQGKGSLLVEKIYGDYDNVVGLPAGKLLETFGKLGIRPYGGFHEL from the coding sequence ATGTTACAGAAAATTATTCTGGCTAGCGGCAGCCCGAGGAGGCGGGAGATTTTTACAAAGTTAGGTATAAATTTCCAATATGTTACTTCAGAGGTAGAAGAAAAGTTTGACGAGAATACTAATGTTGAAGAGCAGGTTATGAAAATTGCCGCTATGAAGGCGTATAGGGTTGCAAGTATCTATGATGAGGCTTTTATTGTGGGGGCTGATACAATTGTATATCTTGATAACCAGATAATTGGTAAGCCTAAAGATGCATACGATGCTCAACGTATATTAAAACTTTTAAGTGGAAAAATGCATGAAGTTATTACCGGTGTGGCTGTCGTAAATAAAAAACATAAAATATGTGAAATGTTTTATCAAAAGACGGAAGTATATTTTAAGAAGCTTAATGATGAAATAATCAATTGGTATATCGATTCTGAAGAGCCCCTTGATAAAGCAGGCGCTTACGGAATTCAAGGGAAGGGGAGTTTGCTCGTGGAAAAGATATATGGTGATTATGACAATGTAGTGGGGCTTCCTGCCGGTAAGCTACTTGAAACATTTGGAAAGCTTGGAATAAGACCTTATGGAGGATTTCATGAATTATAA
- a CDS encoding Gx transporter family protein: MQFHNKSALVGILTALCIVLGFMEIFIPSPIPFLRLGLANIPIMIGIFIFDEKKYVVYIALLKSFLLPIISGNFFIKIIVSMPSTIISTVIMLIIYKIFSKKITAVSIGAVGGYFHIIVQLIVIKVFFIKYLDIYKIIPYFSLLGLITGILTGIIVEYTIKNIMKVNDVTENYSG, from the coding sequence ATGCAATTTCACAATAAAAGTGCCCTTGTCGGAATATTGACAGCTTTGTGTATAGTATTAGGATTTATGGAGATATTTATTCCAAGTCCCATCCCCTTTTTAAGACTTGGACTTGCAAATATTCCCATTATGATAGGGATATTCATCTTTGATGAAAAAAAATATGTTGTATACATAGCTTTATTAAAGTCATTTTTGCTACCTATTATTTCAGGTAACTTTTTTATAAAGATTATAGTTAGTATGCCATCTACAATTATTTCTACTGTAATAATGTTAATTATATATAAAATATTTTCAAAAAAGATTACTGCTGTTTCAATAGGTGCAGTAGGAGGATATTTTCATATTATTGTTCAACTTATTGTAATTAAAGTTTTTTTTATAAAATATCTTGATATTTATAAAATTATCCCTTATTTTTCACTACTTGGTCTTATAACCGGAATTTTAACGGGTATAATTGTTGAATATACAATAAAAAATATTATGAAGGTGAATGATGTTACAGAAAATTATTCTGGCTAG
- a CDS encoding NusG domain II-containing protein, which produces MKLIKPFDIVIIAVLLLISLSMIILNIKSSGEKHFFLYIDDKKIEIKNREGLIDLKDYGKNVIVEITDGKARFVESDCRDKICIKTEFIERCKEVAVCLPNKVALEIKCIENKFDAISQ; this is translated from the coding sequence TTGAAATTAATTAAGCCGTTTGACATTGTTATTATCGCAGTATTGCTTTTGATTTCTTTGTCTATGATAATCTTAAATATCAAGAGTAGCGGAGAGAAACATTTTTTTCTTTATATAGATGACAAAAAGATTGAAATTAAAAATAGGGAAGGGCTTATCGATTTAAAAGATTACGGCAAAAATGTTATTGTTGAGATAACAGACGGAAAGGCAAGATTTGTTGAATCTGACTGTCGGGATAAAATTTGCATAAAGACAGAATTTATTGAGAGGTGTAAAGAGGTTGCCGTATGTCTGCCAAATAAGGTAGCTCTTGAAATAAAATGTATTGAGAATAAATTTGATGCAATTTCACAATAA
- a CDS encoding FAD:protein FMN transferase → MFKKIVFSTLALLLITACNQTFVSKTGFWMGTIVEVTFDADKSKEVDEALRYLESLESKINKFTLNLDEKGAAEYDDDIKYLLSRNDYFKTLSGGRFDISVGTIGYLYGFPEGPYKVPNESTLTESLEKVHKNRFLIKDGKIIKSEDIRIDMGAYAKGYIVDKASGYLKQKGVNNFIFNAGGDLFASGNKNGKKWKIAIKHPDGEGKFLSVIGLSDKAVATSGNYERYFEKDGKRYIHIFDALSGENANNYKSISVIAENVEKADGLATVFFLLSKNDIKSICAKENTPVMIYTLDNKLLKYCGWENFEIN, encoded by the coding sequence ATGTTCAAAAAAATTGTATTTTCAACTTTAGCCCTATTGTTAATTACCGCCTGTAATCAAACATTTGTATCAAAGACCGGCTTTTGGATGGGCACTATCGTAGAGGTGACCTTTGATGCAGATAAAAGTAAAGAGGTGGATGAAGCATTAAGGTATCTTGAATCGCTCGAGAGCAAAATAAATAAATTTACCCTTAATTTAGATGAAAAAGGTGCAGCAGAATATGATGATGATATAAAATACCTTTTAAGTCGTAACGATTATTTTAAAACACTTTCAGGAGGAAGGTTTGATATTTCAGTAGGCACAATCGGTTATCTTTACGGGTTTCCTGAAGGGCCATATAAAGTGCCGAATGAAAGTACTTTAACTGAGTCACTTGAAAAAGTTCATAAAAATAGATTTTTAATCAAAGATGGCAAAATTATAAAAAGTGAAGATATTAGGATAGATATGGGTGCTTATGCCAAAGGCTATATTGTGGATAAGGCAAGCGGGTATCTTAAGCAGAAAGGTGTAAACAACTTTATTTTTAATGCAGGTGGTGACCTTTTTGCATCAGGAAACAAGAATGGGAAAAAATGGAAAATAGCAATCAAACACCCTGATGGTGAAGGCAAATTTTTAAGTGTAATCGGTTTGAGTGACAAGGCTGTAGCTACCAGTGGAAATTATGAGCGTTATTTTGAAAAGGATGGTAAGCGATATATCCACATATTTGATGCCTTAAGCGGTGAAAATGCAAACAATTATAAGAGTATAAGTGTTATCGCTGAAAATGTGGAAAAAGCTGATGGCCTTGCTACCGTATTTTTTCTTCTCTCAAAAAATGATATAAAAAGTATATGTGCCAAAGAAAACACTCCTGTAATGATTTATACACTTGATAATAAACTATTAAAATATTGCGGTTGGGAAAATTTTGAAATTAATTAA
- the amrS gene encoding AmmeMemoRadiSam system radical SAM enzyme codes for MLKLASYFESLAEDGAVRCNLCPHRCKIKKGGAGLCLIRKNIDGRLYQTSYGEVTSVNIDPIEKKPLYHFYPTSKILSIGTNGCNLKCEFCQNYTISTQETFREEVSISDLVNLAKKHNSIGIAYTYNEPTIWFEYVLDCGKAFRDNGLKNVVVSNGNINKEPLLELIKVIDAANIDLKGFTDEFYKWVKGDLETVKNTIKTLFENNIHTEVTFLLIPNRNDNIDDFRRMCKFLKDISVDIPLHISRYFPTYKCTELPTSIEKMIEFYKEAKIYLNYVYLGNVNAGDNGNSYCPDCGNLLIKRDGYYTEVINKRDFCEKCSKKLYFQL; via the coding sequence ATGTTAAAACTGGCAAGTTATTTTGAATCACTTGCTGAAGATGGGGCTGTAAGATGTAATTTATGCCCCCATAGATGTAAAATCAAAAAGGGTGGGGCAGGGTTATGCCTGATAAGAAAAAATATAGATGGCAGACTTTATCAGACATCCTACGGTGAAGTTACATCCGTTAATATTGACCCGATTGAGAAAAAACCACTGTATCACTTTTATCCTACTTCTAAGATTTTATCCATTGGTACAAATGGTTGCAATCTGAAATGTGAATTTTGCCAAAATTATACAATCAGCACACAGGAAACTTTTAGAGAGGAAGTGTCAATTTCAGATTTGGTAAATTTGGCGAAAAAACATAACAGTATAGGGATTGCATACACTTATAACGAGCCTACAATATGGTTTGAATATGTGTTAGACTGTGGAAAAGCTTTTAGAGATAATGGCTTGAAAAATGTAGTTGTCAGTAATGGCAATATAAATAAAGAGCCACTGTTAGAGCTTATTAAGGTAATTGATGCTGCCAATATCGATTTGAAGGGGTTTACCGATGAGTTTTACAAATGGGTCAAAGGGGACCTTGAAACAGTCAAAAATACAATAAAAACTCTATTTGAAAATAATATCCATACGGAAGTTACTTTCCTTTTGATACCTAATAGAAATGATAATATAGATGATTTTAGGCGTATGTGTAAATTTTTAAAAGATATAAGTGTTGATATACCCCTTCATATTTCAAGGTATTTTCCTACTTATAAATGCACTGAGCTTCCCACAAGTATTGAAAAGATGATAGAATTTTATAAAGAAGCAAAAATATATTTAAATTATGTTTATTTGGGCAATGTCAATGCAGGTGATAATGGTAACAGCTATTGTCCTGATTGCGGCAATTTGCTTATCAAAAGGGATGGTTATTACACTGAAGTTATAAATAAAAGGGATTTTTGCGAAAAATGTTCAAAAAAATTGTATTTTCAACTTTAG
- a CDS encoding polyprenyl synthetase family protein encodes MDINYVYQMIMPEMESVEKELIRNLDSDVEMVNEVASYVFESGGKRLRPVFMVLASKLCGYSGDRATVLSGVVEYIHTATLLHDDVIDGAKYRRGRKSANNVFGNDITVLCGDFLYSRAFINLVKDGDARVQMILANAAKTMSEGEVFQLVKTAEFSLKIEDYLKIIFSKTAVLFSACCEIGGILGGLEDEKVKNLAEFGKVVGLAFQMSDDILDYLGDPEKTGKKPGTDLNEGKMTLPLILLRDMADKNEKQRLRDIIVSENASEEDLTYIISLMKKYDIKTASERYVDDYVNKSKELLNIFPKNEYRDALEFLAEYVIKRDR; translated from the coding sequence ATGGATATTAATTATGTTTATCAGATGATTATGCCTGAAATGGAAAGTGTTGAAAAGGAGCTTATTAGAAACCTTGATTCTGATGTTGAGATGGTTAATGAAGTGGCCTCTTATGTATTTGAAAGTGGCGGCAAGAGGTTAAGGCCTGTGTTTATGGTGTTAGCTTCAAAGTTGTGTGGTTACTCCGGAGATAGAGCCACAGTTTTAAGTGGTGTGGTAGAGTATATTCATACTGCCACTTTGCTTCATGATGATGTTATTGACGGGGCAAAATACAGACGTGGCAGAAAAAGCGCAAATAATGTTTTTGGTAATGATATAACCGTGCTTTGCGGTGATTTTCTTTATTCAAGAGCCTTTATAAACCTTGTAAAGGATGGAGATGCAAGGGTGCAGATGATATTGGCAAATGCAGCTAAAACAATGAGTGAAGGGGAAGTATTTCAGCTGGTCAAAACTGCAGAGTTTAGCCTTAAAATAGAAGATTATTTAAAGATTATTTTTAGTAAGACAGCTGTCCTGTTTTCTGCTTGCTGTGAGATTGGTGGGATTTTAGGTGGCTTGGAAGATGAAAAAGTAAAAAATCTTGCTGAGTTTGGCAAAGTGGTTGGGCTTGCCTTTCAGATGAGTGACGATATTCTTGATTATCTTGGTGACCCTGAAAAAACAGGTAAAAAACCAGGTACTGATTTGAATGAAGGGAAGATGACTTTACCTCTTATTTTGTTAAGAGATATGGCTGACAAGAATGAAAAACAGAGATTAAGGGATATTATAGTCTCTGAAAATGCCAGCGAGGAAGATTTAACATATATTATCTCCTTGATGAAAAAATATGATATCAAAACCGCTTCGGAAAGGTATGTGGATGATTATGTAAATAAATCAAAAGAGCTTTTAAATATATTTCCTAAAAATGAATACAGGGACGCCCTTGAATTTTTGGCCGAATATGTCATAAAAAGAGACAGGTAA
- a CDS encoding RidA family protein has translation MEFINTKNAPAAIGPYSQAVKVNNMLFVSGQIPINPQTGELVLTNIEDETKLVLNNLKNIIEHAGFSLNEVAKVTVFIKDMNNFAKINAIYEEFFGSHKPARAVVEVARLPKDVDIEVEAVCVKD, from the coding sequence ATGGAATTTATAAACACAAAAAATGCACCTGCTGCAATAGGTCCATATTCTCAAGCTGTTAAGGTAAACAATATGCTTTTTGTTTCAGGTCAAATACCTATAAATCCTCAAACAGGTGAGCTTGTCTTAACAAACATAGAAGATGAAACAAAACTTGTGCTTAACAATCTAAAAAATATTATTGAGCATGCAGGATTCAGCTTAAACGAAGTTGCAAAGGTAACTGTCTTTATTAAAGATATGAATAACTTTGCCAAAATAAATGCTATCTATGAAGAATTTTTTGGCAGCCATAAACCTGCCCGCGCAGTTGTGGAAGTAGCAAGACTCCCCAAAGATGTTGATATCGAGGTTGAGGCTGTTTGCGTTAAAGATTAA
- a CDS encoding FapA family protein, translating into MGELTKTRIYAKSINEGFEKAKKYFNKDFSELEYKLISSDGEGDKKYLLEFSLKSSNIGKSGKLFEEVFLDDFEVMITKNKMKAYILVPPKPKKIDRDYILELLNENGVKKGIMEDKIDLLVHLVNSESKKIESTFLVAEGKPAVNGYNAEVLLKSDEQQEDFFVEESLDRIDYKNIKKNKLGIVKKDSPVAYYNPPTKGKSGFLVTGEILEAKDGEDIIVKLNENVLKKNNIFYSTIDGLLGYKFIGNVVELEVSNVYFVRGNVDYKTGNIEFPGSVIITGELQAGFTVKSGENIIANTISGEAHAKGNIIVKEGIIGSSHAKRCKVRAGKSVEATFIQFADVVANEDIAVKNLIRDSMVVTDGKITCLGKPGNIYGGVFYATKGLEANILGSPSFTKTKIVVGASAKYVSRLSKLTEEKNNLEKSLQQILNFLGSIEQRMDSLDEEKRKVVNRLIEEKKKVRRNLYHIYQSMDEIKSRLKEGVDSEIIFHKEAMPGVIAAIGEYYLELNKLVRAGKFIFNPEKKEVEVVSLK; encoded by the coding sequence TTGGGAGAGCTTACAAAGACCAGAATATATGCTAAAAGCATAAATGAAGGGTTTGAAAAGGCTAAAAAATATTTTAATAAGGATTTTTCTGAGCTTGAATATAAGCTTATTTCATCAGACGGTGAGGGGGATAAAAAATATCTCCTTGAATTTTCTCTAAAATCTTCAAATATCGGAAAGTCAGGAAAACTTTTTGAAGAAGTTTTTTTAGATGATTTTGAGGTAATGATTACAAAAAACAAGATGAAGGCTTATATTTTAGTCCCTCCAAAGCCCAAAAAAATTGACAGAGATTATATTTTAGAGCTTTTAAATGAAAATGGTGTAAAAAAAGGGATTATGGAGGATAAGATTGACCTCCTTGTGCACCTTGTCAATTCAGAGAGTAAAAAAATTGAATCTACATTTTTGGTGGCTGAAGGTAAGCCTGCTGTTAACGGTTATAATGCGGAAGTGCTGCTTAAATCGGATGAGCAGCAGGAAGATTTTTTCGTCGAAGAGTCGCTTGATAGGATAGATTATAAAAATATTAAGAAAAATAAGCTTGGAATTGTGAAGAAGGACTCGCCTGTCGCATATTATAACCCACCTACAAAGGGGAAGTCAGGCTTTTTAGTCACCGGAGAGATATTAGAGGCAAAAGACGGCGAGGATATTATAGTAAAGCTCAATGAAAATGTACTAAAAAAAAATAATATATTTTACAGCACTATTGACGGCCTTTTGGGGTATAAGTTTATTGGGAATGTGGTAGAGCTTGAAGTATCAAACGTATATTTTGTAAGAGGGAATGTTGATTACAAAACGGGTAATATTGAGTTCCCCGGCTCTGTTATTATTACAGGGGAGCTTCAGGCAGGTTTTACCGTAAAGTCGGGTGAAAATATTATTGCCAATACGATATCAGGTGAAGCGCATGCAAAAGGGAATATTATTGTCAAGGAAGGGATTATAGGGAGTAGCCACGCTAAAAGGTGCAAGGTAAGAGCCGGTAAGTCTGTTGAGGCTACATTTATACAGTTTGCGGATGTAGTGGCAAATGAAGATATTGCTGTTAAAAATCTTATTAGAGATTCCATGGTGGTCACAGACGGTAAGATAACCTGCCTTGGTAAGCCTGGTAACATATACGGCGGTGTATTCTATGCCACAAAAGGTTTGGAAGCAAATATCCTTGGTTCACCGTCATTTACAAAGACAAAAATAGTAGTAGGTGCTTCCGCAAAATACGTATCAAGGCTTTCAAAGCTTACCGAGGAAAAGAATAATTTGGAAAAATCGTTGCAACAAATATTAAATTTTTTGGGTAGCATTGAGCAGAGGATGGACTCACTGGATGAAGAAAAGAGGAAAGTTGTTAATAGGCTAATAGAGGAAAAGAAAAAAGTTAGAAGAAACCTTTACCACATTTATCAAAGTATGGATGAAATAAAATCAAGGCTGAAAGAGGGGGTTGACAGTGAGATAATTTTTCATAAAGAGGCAATGCCAGGCGTGATAGCTGCAATTGGAGAATATTATTTAGAATTAAATAAGCTAGTGAGGGCGGGTAAATTTATTTTTAATCCGGAGAAAAAGGAAGTGGAAGTAGTAAGTTTAAAATAG
- a CDS encoding response regulator — translation MCNKNIEKKYKIIFENAGIPIYTISKDGKILEANKAAAELFETDLNNLIGKKIEDFYFNIDDRKVFLEALQKNKKLKNYHIKFKTAKNKIIDVLANVEMWDDEDSEILHQGTLVNITDLIGLTNKLKNLELMKYNAQLIRNLISDMKDKLTELLVINDLLQMTHNGNAYLIKSESLLENMSKLIGKYENLFPDDNITREKIDLANFLLEHKKLFKEIFSESLNITLVLNTENATIMSDYTQILQIFTSILQNSAEAIMAKGEEKGKIEIILNEKDIKGHTYLSDGKYIEIIIKDNGIGIKEDNLQNIFSVEYTAKAGKGKGLSLPVILSIINALNGDIKIESIYGVGTTVTILLPVLNNEEENEHFDELELFDELDSNKTVFFVDDDDIIREAFAANLEKRGFNLIQSNNPQDALEKLKEYFPLIDIAVIDIRMPGMTGGKLYETIKEKYGHLPVIFISGYEDDDEIMSIKSNYTFLKKPFSTDDLVAEINKNLKVDNRWMK, via the coding sequence ATGTGTAACAAAAATATAGAGAAAAAATACAAAATAATTTTTGAAAATGCCGGAATACCAATCTACACTATCTCAAAAGATGGTAAGATATTAGAAGCTAACAAGGCTGCAGCCGAGCTTTTTGAAACTGACCTTAATAATCTAATCGGCAAAAAAATCGAGGACTTTTATTTCAATATAGATGATAGAAAAGTATTTCTTGAAGCCCTTCAAAAAAATAAAAAGCTCAAAAATTACCATATTAAATTTAAGACGGCAAAAAATAAGATTATCGATGTCCTTGCAAATGTCGAAATGTGGGATGATGAAGACAGTGAAATATTGCACCAAGGCACGTTAGTCAATATTACCGATTTAATAGGGCTTACCAACAAACTAAAAAACCTTGAGCTTATGAAATACAATGCTCAACTAATAAGAAATCTAATCTCTGACATGAAAGATAAACTGACTGAGCTTTTGGTGATAAATGACTTGTTGCAAATGACTCATAATGGCAATGCATATCTCATCAAAAGCGAATCATTGCTTGAAAATATGTCAAAATTGATAGGCAAATATGAAAATCTTTTTCCTGACGATAATATTACAAGGGAGAAGATAGACCTTGCAAATTTTCTTCTTGAGCACAAAAAACTTTTCAAAGAGATTTTCTCTGAAAGCCTCAACATTACCTTAGTATTAAATACTGAAAATGCAACAATAATGAGTGACTATACTCAAATACTTCAAATATTTACAAGTATATTGCAAAACAGTGCCGAAGCGATAATGGCCAAAGGTGAAGAGAAAGGGAAGATAGAAATTATATTGAATGAAAAAGATATCAAAGGTCACACATATTTATCTGACGGCAAATATATAGAAATAATTATCAAAGACAACGGAATAGGTATTAAGGAGGATAATTTACAAAATATATTTTCCGTAGAATATACCGCAAAAGCCGGCAAGGGGAAAGGCCTTAGTCTGCCTGTTATCCTTTCTATCATAAATGCGTTAAACGGGGACATAAAGATTGAAAGTATTTACGGAGTGGGTACTACCGTGACAATACTTCTGCCCGTTTTAAATAACGAAGAAGAAAACGAACATTTTGACGAATTGGAGCTTTTTGATGAGTTAGATAGTAACAAAACCGTTTTTTTTGTGGATGATGATGACATAATAAGAGAAGCATTTGCAGCTAATCTTGAAAAAAGAGGATTTAATCTAATTCAGTCAAACAATCCGCAAGATGCCCTTGAAAAATTAAAAGAGTATTTCCCGTTAATCGATATAGCAGTAATAGATATCAGGATGCCCGGTATGACAGGGGGAAAGCTTTATGAAACTATAAAGGAAAAATATGGGCACTTACCTGTAATTTTTATCTCAGGTTATGAAGATGATGATGAAATTATGAGTATAAAAAGCAATTATACATTTCTAAAAAAACCTTTCTCAACAGATGATTTAGTGGCAGAAATCAATAAAAATCTTAAGGTAGATAACAGATGGATGAAATAA